In a genomic window of Paraburkholderia phenazinium:
- a CDS encoding ABC transporter substrate-binding protein produces MISLKTPLISLVILISTATAAQPSSAQVGDLKDPQYKPTSAQLTKAGAFKKSPPYNVVLAMPGLFTTWLIQETEEVRHEATLHPEIGKLTVISSDSNAARQAADLEDQITKGVDAIVVSPVSSTAINAQIAKAAAKGIPVVTFTATASSDQVAVAVLSGGAPEGKIMADWLAKQLGGKGSIWAFRGIAGNTEDTDRYAGLAQSLKVTRLPVSAEVYADWNYAKGKQACESLLLSGKPVDGIWASGGEMSRGCLEVFQEVGKAPVPVTGEGNNGFLRAAQKSGGPFVAYIYPPSLGPVALRAALLLLEGDQMYRSYWSDGGEVITRENLTKYYRPDLNDSYWVGSLLPDATLKHLYQNK; encoded by the coding sequence GTGATTTCTCTCAAAACACCTCTTATTTCATTAGTTATACTAATTTCGACGGCAACGGCTGCACAGCCATCGTCCGCGCAGGTCGGCGATCTCAAGGATCCACAATACAAGCCGACCTCCGCACAACTGACCAAGGCTGGCGCATTCAAGAAAAGCCCTCCCTACAACGTCGTTTTGGCTATGCCTGGTCTTTTTACGACATGGTTAATCCAGGAAACCGAGGAGGTGCGCCACGAGGCAACGTTGCATCCCGAAATCGGGAAACTCACGGTGATATCGAGTGATTCGAATGCCGCCAGACAGGCTGCAGACCTCGAAGATCAGATAACGAAGGGCGTCGACGCCATCGTAGTATCGCCGGTTTCCTCGACCGCCATTAATGCGCAGATCGCCAAAGCGGCCGCGAAAGGGATTCCAGTTGTTACCTTCACGGCCACCGCCAGTTCAGACCAGGTCGCGGTCGCCGTGTTATCCGGCGGGGCTCCTGAAGGAAAGATCATGGCCGACTGGCTTGCAAAGCAACTGGGTGGCAAAGGTAGCATTTGGGCGTTTCGTGGCATCGCCGGAAACACAGAAGACACTGACCGCTACGCGGGACTCGCTCAGTCGTTGAAAGTAACCAGGTTGCCGGTCTCTGCCGAAGTCTATGCCGACTGGAACTATGCCAAGGGCAAACAGGCATGTGAAAGCCTGCTCCTTTCAGGAAAGCCGGTCGACGGCATCTGGGCCTCCGGAGGTGAGATGTCGCGAGGATGCCTGGAGGTTTTCCAGGAAGTCGGAAAAGCTCCAGTTCCTGTGACGGGTGAGGGCAACAATGGCTTTCTCAGAGCCGCCCAGAAGTCGGGGGGACCGTTTGTAGCATATATCTACCCTCCGTCCCTGGGACCGGTCGCACTTCGAGCGGCATTGTTGCTCCTTGAAGGTGACCAGATGTATCGAAGCTACTGGAGCGACGGGGGAGAAGTCATCACACGCGAGAACCTGACCAAGTATTACCGTCCCGACCTGAACGACTCCTACTGGGTGGGTTCGTTGCTTCCGGATGCAACGCTTAAGCACCTCTATCAAAACAAATAG
- a CDS encoding sugar ABC transporter ATP-binding protein, whose amino-acid sequence MLYQAEKAPHRKAWPPLIEGIDISMNFGNTRAVSRVSIAGHAGSVHAVTGENGAGKSTFMKILAGVYRPSAGELRMHGKTITLRNPRSAREHGISTIFQEFTLLPNLTIAENIFIGRESGRRGWINRKQMHERASRTLNSLGVDIDPGTLAGSLSVSEQQLVEIAKGITTDASVFIFDEPTAALNGPEVKKLETLIKDLQARGKSIFYISHRLDEIFRLCDTVTVLKDGQHVLTTPCSELDEHTLVTLMVGRPIEDLFPHRSSGQLSSALRCERLNSGPGRSAVNLNLNRREIVGLVGLEGQGQREIIRAAAGLMQTPHATIEKFNSVGKAHPVDPSAGVARRLAHGIAFVPGDRKAEGLYLDLSVAENVVIGTYRDSALYGHASAQSSLVEDVIARIGLKVKHPKQSVTTLSGGNQQKVLLARALIADIDILLIEEPTRGVDVGAKADIYRLLRGFADEGGAVLVGSSELTELIGLCDRILVVRAGTIVAEIDGTQASEETVMSHALGVSQRQSTEKTQ is encoded by the coding sequence ATGCTGTATCAAGCTGAAAAAGCCCCGCATCGGAAGGCGTGGCCACCGCTTATCGAAGGCATCGACATTTCCATGAATTTTGGAAATACGCGCGCGGTTTCTCGTGTTTCAATAGCCGGCCACGCTGGCTCCGTTCATGCCGTGACTGGCGAAAATGGTGCTGGCAAGTCGACCTTCATGAAGATTCTCGCTGGTGTGTATCGGCCGAGCGCCGGCGAATTGCGCATGCATGGCAAAACCATAACGCTGCGCAATCCACGCAGTGCCCGAGAGCATGGCATTTCCACGATATTCCAGGAATTCACTCTGCTGCCCAATCTGACTATCGCCGAAAACATTTTCATCGGACGCGAGTCTGGCAGGCGCGGATGGATCAACAGGAAGCAAATGCATGAACGTGCGAGTCGTACATTGAACTCCCTCGGCGTAGACATCGATCCTGGGACGCTCGCAGGCAGCCTTTCCGTGAGCGAACAGCAACTCGTGGAGATCGCCAAGGGCATCACGACAGATGCGTCGGTATTCATTTTTGATGAACCTACGGCAGCACTAAATGGTCCCGAGGTGAAAAAGCTTGAGACACTCATCAAGGACCTGCAGGCAAGAGGCAAATCCATCTTCTATATTAGCCACCGACTCGATGAAATCTTTCGATTGTGCGACACCGTCACCGTGCTGAAGGATGGGCAGCATGTTCTTACGACTCCTTGCAGCGAACTGGATGAACACACACTCGTCACGCTGATGGTCGGTCGCCCTATCGAGGACCTCTTCCCGCACAGGTCGTCTGGCCAGCTATCCAGTGCGTTGCGATGTGAACGCCTGAATTCCGGTCCTGGACGCAGCGCCGTGAATTTGAATCTGAACCGACGAGAGATTGTCGGACTCGTTGGACTGGAGGGACAAGGGCAGCGGGAAATCATCCGGGCCGCAGCAGGTCTCATGCAAACACCGCATGCGACGATTGAAAAATTCAATAGCGTCGGCAAAGCCCATCCAGTCGACCCGAGTGCCGGCGTGGCGCGGCGCCTCGCCCACGGGATAGCCTTCGTACCCGGCGACCGCAAAGCGGAAGGCCTGTACCTGGATCTCTCGGTTGCGGAAAACGTCGTTATAGGCACCTATCGGGATAGTGCGCTATACGGCCACGCTTCAGCCCAATCTTCGCTTGTAGAAGACGTCATTGCGCGGATCGGTCTCAAGGTAAAGCATCCAAAGCAGTCTGTCACAACCCTTTCTGGCGGGAATCAGCAAAAGGTTCTACTGGCACGAGCGCTAATCGCTGACATCGACATCCTGCTCATCGAGGAGCCAACCCGCGGCGTAGACGTAGGCGCCAAGGCAGATATCTATCGGCTACTACGCGGATTTGCCGACGAGGGTGGAGCGGTACTCGTCGGCTCCAGCGAACTGACAGAACTCATCGGGCTGTGTGACCGTATTCTTGTCGTGCGGGCAGGCACTATTGTCGCTGAAATTGATGGCACTCAAGCATCAGAAGAAACTGTCATGTCGCACGCGCTCGGCGTCTCACAGCGACAATCAACGGAGAAGACGCAATGA
- a CDS encoding ABC transporter permease, giving the protein MNPFGPNSRSGLKPYVVSMPIALIVGLSFAATDFLNRGNLSNLSAQIAPLAIATLGQLLVALVGGIDLSVGSVISLTTCVASASVGSTAGIALALLLGCVIGIANGLAVSVARMHPIIATLSSMTFVQGLALYWLPTAGGLAPPFLPAFINSTIAGLPVSILLLLGCVIVVGWLLARTRFGLRLYAVGAHPRNASLNGVTDRQIIVAAYAAGGLFAACAGVVLTGRIGAGDPVIGAQFALATITAVALGGVQFSGGIGSAVGAFCGVLTLGLMRNGMNLVGIDAFLQSAATGVLLLIAISFQRRTIIGF; this is encoded by the coding sequence ATGAACCCATTCGGTCCCAACTCCCGCTCCGGCCTTAAACCCTACGTCGTGTCGATGCCGATCGCGCTTATCGTTGGGCTTTCCTTTGCCGCCACCGATTTCCTGAATCGCGGCAATCTTTCTAATCTCTCGGCCCAGATCGCACCGCTTGCAATTGCTACATTGGGCCAGTTGCTGGTCGCCCTGGTGGGCGGAATCGACCTGTCCGTTGGTTCAGTAATCAGTCTGACTACCTGCGTCGCCTCCGCTTCTGTCGGGTCAACCGCGGGTATCGCACTCGCTCTTTTATTGGGTTGTGTCATCGGTATCGCCAACGGTCTCGCGGTGTCCGTGGCCCGTATGCATCCGATTATCGCCACGCTCAGTTCCATGACGTTCGTCCAGGGACTGGCGTTGTACTGGCTCCCAACGGCCGGAGGGCTTGCTCCTCCGTTCTTACCGGCCTTCATCAACTCGACTATCGCCGGCCTGCCGGTCAGCATATTGCTGCTACTAGGCTGCGTGATAGTCGTAGGGTGGCTTCTCGCCCGTACGCGTTTTGGTCTACGCCTTTATGCGGTCGGCGCACACCCGCGCAACGCATCGCTTAACGGCGTAACGGACCGTCAGATCATCGTTGCAGCGTACGCTGCCGGAGGTCTGTTTGCCGCTTGTGCTGGTGTTGTACTTACAGGTCGAATCGGCGCTGGCGACCCCGTCATAGGAGCGCAGTTCGCACTCGCAACGATTACAGCCGTCGCGCTTGGCGGAGTCCAATTCTCCGGCGGAATCGGCAGTGCCGTGGGAGCATTTTGCGGCGTTCTCACCTTGGGCCTGATGCGCAATGGAATGAACCTTGTTGGTATCGACGCGTTCCTGCAATCTGCCGCTACTGGGGTGCTATTGCTCATTGCTATCAGCTTTCAGCGTCGAACGATCATAGGGTTTTAA
- a CDS encoding ABC transporter permease has translation MPAITVQQTPDSQRAARRLYGFLSNQPPSWYGLGILLLVAWATRPALLSPLLLLAILKQGAILGVVTIGQSLVVRSRSIDLSISGVVVVVIWIVTSGAIPLPVPALVFLALLSGALIGTINGLIITRLRASAVVVTLAMAIVLTGSVVAASQYHQPGETPDLLRIVGSGRIGSLPIAAIVWVAVLIPFALSLRTCVFGRYLDAVGSNPTAATVSGIPSLRVMSITHIFSGLTTALAALLLVGSVSVGNTNIGQDMVLNSLAAVILGGVSFGSGKGRMLGPAVGAFMLTYLFSLLIGFGLGAAGQAMVQGAIIALAALVFTFRSR, from the coding sequence ATGCCAGCAATCACAGTCCAACAAACTCCCGATAGCCAACGCGCCGCTCGCAGACTCTATGGCTTTCTCTCTAATCAACCGCCATCCTGGTATGGCCTCGGAATTCTGCTGCTAGTGGCCTGGGCAACGCGCCCGGCCCTGCTCTCCCCGTTGCTGCTTCTTGCAATCCTGAAGCAGGGTGCGATCCTGGGTGTAGTCACCATAGGACAGTCTCTGGTGGTCCGGAGTCGTTCCATCGACCTTTCAATCAGTGGGGTCGTCGTAGTCGTCATCTGGATAGTCACCAGCGGGGCAATCCCGCTGCCGGTTCCCGCTCTGGTCTTCCTGGCGCTGCTTTCGGGGGCACTCATCGGAACCATCAACGGCCTGATCATCACTCGCCTCCGGGCGTCGGCGGTAGTCGTCACGCTCGCGATGGCCATCGTCCTAACAGGCTCCGTCGTTGCAGCGAGCCAATACCATCAACCCGGCGAAACACCCGACCTTCTGCGGATCGTGGGTTCGGGTCGCATCGGGTCGCTTCCGATCGCGGCGATTGTGTGGGTCGCAGTGCTCATCCCATTCGCCCTTAGCTTGCGCACGTGCGTGTTCGGTCGCTATCTAGACGCGGTTGGATCCAACCCGACCGCCGCAACCGTGTCCGGCATACCAAGCCTTCGCGTCATGTCGATTACCCATATCTTCTCTGGACTGACAACCGCATTGGCCGCTCTTTTGCTCGTTGGCTCAGTCTCGGTGGGCAACACGAACATCGGTCAGGACATGGTACTTAACTCGCTGGCGGCAGTCATTCTCGGTGGCGTGAGTTTCGGCAGCGGTAAGGGACGCATGCTGGGGCCGGCTGTCGGCGCATTCATGCTTACCTACCTTTTTAGCCTGTTAATCGGTTTTGGACTCGGCGCCGCCGGTCAAGCCATGGTCCAAGGAGCAATTATTGCGCTAGCCGCACTTGTCTTCACATTTCGAAGCCGGTGA
- a CDS encoding porin: protein MAGAHAQSTVTLYGVIDVGIDYANNVVSGSNGNVVPGSGGKLTQMQSGVPLGSRWGLLGTEDLGGGNQAIFRLESGFDAATGGLGGGLAFSRNAYVGIKSNQYGQLTFGKQWDASVDIVEPFTLNGQYGGWYFAHPNDMDNLDNGFPINNSVKYVSPNLVGFTFEGHYSFGGVAGQFSNNSSYSAAAGYSHGTFSAGVSYLRINDPITAVAGYGSGGGYVNTIYGDALANARYQGALSAGAAYVLGSLKVGADYSNVDFAAGPGGHDLHFQNYEVSGIYSVNSALIIGAGYTFTTGLEHATDTSPKYHQVNLIAQYSLSKRTSVYVMGIYQHAAGAAQYAQITSFNPSSTQNQVVTRVGITHSF, encoded by the coding sequence ATGGCAGGCGCTCATGCCCAAAGCACCGTCACGCTCTACGGCGTAATCGACGTCGGCATCGATTACGCGAACAACGTTGTCAGCGGCTCAAACGGGAACGTTGTGCCCGGCAGCGGTGGCAAGCTCACGCAGATGCAAAGCGGCGTTCCCCTCGGTAGCCGGTGGGGCCTTCTCGGCACGGAAGACCTTGGTGGTGGCAATCAGGCGATCTTTCGGCTCGAAAGCGGCTTTGACGCGGCGACGGGAGGTTTGGGCGGTGGTCTGGCGTTTTCCCGTAATGCTTATGTCGGCATCAAGTCCAATCAATACGGTCAGCTAACGTTTGGCAAGCAATGGGATGCATCCGTCGACATCGTCGAGCCGTTCACGCTGAACGGCCAGTATGGCGGCTGGTACTTCGCACACCCGAACGATATGGACAATCTAGACAACGGATTCCCAATCAACAACTCGGTCAAGTATGTGAGCCCCAATCTCGTGGGTTTTACGTTCGAGGGTCACTACTCGTTCGGGGGTGTTGCCGGCCAGTTCTCCAACAACTCTTCGTACAGTGCGGCCGCGGGTTACTCGCATGGCACGTTCAGTGCGGGCGTCAGCTACCTTCGCATCAACGATCCGATCACGGCGGTCGCCGGCTATGGCAGCGGCGGCGGCTACGTCAACACGATCTACGGCGACGCACTCGCGAACGCGCGTTATCAGGGTGCTCTGTCGGCCGGCGCCGCCTACGTGCTTGGTTCGCTCAAGGTCGGGGCCGACTATTCGAACGTCGATTTTGCCGCGGGCCCTGGAGGACATGACCTGCACTTCCAAAACTATGAGGTATCGGGTATCTACTCGGTCAACTCCGCGTTGATCATCGGGGCTGGATATACATTCACGACCGGCCTCGAGCATGCAACCGACACGTCGCCGAAGTACCACCAGGTTAACCTGATTGCGCAATACAGTCTCTCGAAGCGCACGTCCGTCTACGTAATGGGAATCTACCAACACGCCGCTGGGGCCGCCCAATACGCGCAGATAACGTCCTTCAACCCATCCAGCACGCAAAACCAGGTTGTCACTCGCGTCGGCATCACACACTCATTTTGA
- a CDS encoding SDR family NAD(P)-dependent oxidoreductase: MNRLSNKVCLVTGGGGAIGHATAKAFKDEGATVIISDISERLLDESAEEIGCSSVVQDVTSEEQWTQVIDEIEKKHGRIDVLVNNAGILGSTENVNPETTQVDEFRRIQLVNVESVMLGCRSVIPAMKRAGGGSIVNISSIAAVLATPFEVAYGVSKAAVRHLSWSVAAHGAPFGIRCNSIMPGQIETGDGGMMDSILKGAARRGEFSDPEAARATFTALIPLGALGTPHDVAMGAVYLASDESRYVSSISLQISGGWLVL, encoded by the coding sequence ATGAACAGGCTTTCGAACAAGGTGTGTCTGGTTACCGGCGGGGGAGGAGCGATTGGACATGCGACAGCCAAGGCCTTCAAGGACGAGGGCGCAACGGTCATCATTTCGGATATCAGCGAGCGTCTGTTGGATGAATCCGCTGAAGAAATCGGGTGTTCGTCGGTGGTTCAGGATGTCACGAGCGAGGAGCAATGGACGCAGGTCATCGATGAAATCGAAAAGAAGCATGGTCGCATCGATGTTCTTGTGAACAATGCAGGCATTCTGGGGTCCACGGAGAACGTAAACCCGGAGACCACGCAGGTCGACGAATTCCGTCGCATCCAACTGGTCAACGTCGAGTCGGTGATGCTTGGGTGCCGTAGCGTAATTCCTGCAATGAAGCGTGCGGGCGGAGGGTCCATCGTCAACATCTCCTCGATTGCCGCAGTACTCGCAACGCCGTTTGAGGTCGCATATGGTGTGAGCAAAGCAGCGGTTCGCCACCTTAGTTGGTCTGTAGCGGCGCACGGCGCTCCGTTCGGCATTCGCTGCAACAGCATCATGCCGGGCCAGATTGAGACGGGTGACGGCGGCATGATGGATTCGATTTTAAAGGGTGCTGCGCGTCGTGGCGAGTTTTCGGACCCGGAAGCAGCACGAGCCACGTTCACGGCGCTCATTCCGCTCGGTGCGCTTGGGACGCCACACGACGTTGCGATGGGGGCGGTCTACCTGGCCTCAGACGAGAGCCGGTATGTCAGTTCAATTTCGCTGCAAATTAGTGGAGGCTGGCTGGTGCTGTAA
- a CDS encoding NIPSNAP family protein, with the protein MFYELRTYICTPGRLHAVAERFEHPVLGIFHELGIQTIGFWTTEADSKSELIYLLKWNSEAERAEKMGAFLKDPRWLEAKLSSERDGPIVESFSAKTLTPTTFSALR; encoded by the coding sequence ATGTTCTACGAACTGCGCACCTATATCTGTACGCCCGGTCGGCTCCACGCTGTCGCGGAACGATTCGAACATCCGGTACTGGGTATCTTTCATGAACTGGGCATCCAGACAATCGGATTCTGGACCACCGAAGCAGACAGTAAGTCCGAACTGATTTATCTGCTGAAGTGGAACAGCGAGGCCGAACGCGCCGAAAAGATGGGGGCGTTTCTGAAAGACCCACGCTGGCTGGAAGCGAAGCTGAGTTCCGAGCGTGACGGCCCGATCGTCGAATCGTTCTCGGCGAAAACATTGACGCCCACTACGTTTTCCGCGCTGCGATGA
- a CDS encoding SDR family oxidoreductase — translation MSLKDKRIVILGGSSGLGFATAKAAADEGALVVIASNSQAQIEQAKDKLPSSAEGHVINLLDEDSIKSYFEKIGAYDHLVYTAGDPLRAVNQKDMSFEEAQRFFGVRYWGAFLATKYGAGKIREGGSIVLTSGMTSQRPLKSMSVVSSVCGAVEALARALSVELAPLRVNVVCPGTVKTELWNTFPEAAREAIFQSAEQSLLVKHAGEPHEVAEAYLYLMRGGFTTGQVVVADGGLAVG, via the coding sequence GTGTCGCTTAAAGATAAACGGATTGTGATTCTCGGTGGATCGTCGGGACTCGGTTTCGCGACGGCGAAAGCAGCGGCAGATGAAGGTGCACTCGTGGTCATTGCATCTAATAGTCAGGCGCAGATAGAGCAGGCGAAGGACAAGCTCCCCTCGAGTGCTGAAGGGCACGTGATCAACCTGCTGGATGAGGACAGCATCAAGTCATACTTTGAAAAGATCGGAGCATATGATCACCTCGTGTATACCGCCGGCGATCCTTTGCGAGCGGTCAATCAGAAAGACATGAGCTTTGAGGAAGCGCAAAGGTTTTTTGGAGTTCGCTACTGGGGCGCCTTTCTGGCCACAAAATACGGTGCAGGAAAAATTCGCGAGGGTGGCTCGATCGTCCTTACTTCGGGGATGACATCGCAACGCCCTCTTAAGAGCATGTCGGTGGTTTCGAGCGTCTGTGGGGCGGTTGAAGCGCTCGCGCGTGCCCTTTCAGTAGAACTGGCGCCGCTGCGGGTCAATGTAGTTTGCCCAGGAACGGTCAAGACTGAACTTTGGAATACCTTTCCCGAGGCCGCCCGTGAAGCGATATTCCAAAGTGCGGAACAGAGTCTGCTCGTTAAGCATGCCGGTGAACCTCATGAAGTCGCCGAAGCTTACCTCTATCTGATGCGAGGCGGCTTCACGACCGGTCAGGTAGTGGTAGCCGATGGAGGGTTAGCAGTAGGCTGA
- a CDS encoding efflux transporter outer membrane subunit, with amino-acid sequence MNRLNPFSAVAAILSALALAGCVSVGPDYHAAAPAVPKLLNVDPMRENNGSFQAQWWKQFGDPTLDALIQMAALDNLDLRVAQARLRESRAFVSGAESAEIPTVSAGTSFARTYGQYPGITTDQVSYDEYRAGFDASWELDLFGGIRREVESSKDERDARQAALRGAQVSVIGEVARNYFMMRGSQARIAIVQNDIKTLQETLRLVQAQANVGTGSEQDVASAGARLSAVEAQLPNLRIDEQTAQFRLAVLLGKRPGELDVDLSPRTSEPIAVSLPMGSIGDVLARRPDVQEAERRLAASTARIGVAEADFYPHVSLVGFLGFLSSQGTDFLTAGSQAWSIMPGITWDGLNVQRVRANLHAAQARSDAAQAAYEQSILLAIEDVDSALTSYNETHARVGKLIDQFSQSHRAADLARVRYREGSTGFLELLDAERVELAAGDDLAQAESDINVRAVALYKSLGGGWEACGGDRCDALALTQTSTHPSTAR; translated from the coding sequence ATGAATAGGCTGAATCCTTTCTCGGCTGTTGCAGCAATCCTGTCTGCGCTGGCGCTCGCTGGGTGCGTGTCCGTCGGGCCCGATTACCACGCCGCCGCCCCAGCGGTACCGAAGCTGCTCAACGTCGATCCGATGCGTGAGAACAACGGGAGCTTCCAGGCACAATGGTGGAAGCAGTTTGGAGATCCGACGCTTGATGCCCTTATACAGATGGCGGCGCTCGATAACCTCGATCTACGCGTTGCACAGGCACGCCTCCGTGAGTCGCGGGCCTTCGTAAGCGGCGCGGAGTCGGCGGAGATTCCAACCGTTTCGGCTGGGACCAGTTTTGCGCGCACCTATGGTCAGTATCCGGGAATAACCACGGACCAGGTTAGCTACGACGAGTATCGCGCTGGGTTCGATGCCAGTTGGGAACTTGATCTGTTCGGTGGCATCCGACGCGAAGTGGAATCGTCGAAGGATGAACGCGATGCACGGCAGGCGGCATTGCGCGGCGCCCAGGTTTCCGTCATTGGCGAAGTGGCCCGTAATTACTTCATGATGCGCGGTTCACAGGCACGAATCGCCATTGTCCAGAACGACATCAAGACGCTCCAGGAGACGCTGCGTCTCGTGCAGGCGCAGGCGAATGTTGGCACGGGCTCGGAGCAGGATGTCGCAAGCGCGGGCGCTCGGTTGAGTGCAGTGGAGGCGCAGTTGCCCAATCTCAGGATAGACGAGCAGACCGCACAGTTCCGGCTTGCGGTGCTGCTTGGCAAGCGCCCCGGCGAACTTGACGTCGATTTGTCGCCGCGCACTTCCGAGCCAATCGCCGTGAGCCTACCCATGGGGTCAATAGGCGATGTGCTTGCGCGTCGACCTGACGTGCAGGAAGCGGAGCGTCGACTGGCGGCATCGACCGCGCGTATCGGCGTTGCGGAGGCCGACTTCTATCCGCATGTTTCACTGGTCGGATTTCTCGGCTTTCTCTCGAGCCAGGGCACGGATTTCTTGACGGCGGGTTCGCAGGCATGGTCGATCATGCCGGGTATTACCTGGGATGGTTTGAATGTACAGCGCGTGCGTGCAAACCTTCATGCGGCGCAAGCCCGCTCGGACGCTGCGCAAGCCGCTTACGAGCAAAGCATTCTTCTCGCTATCGAGGACGTTGACAGCGCGCTCACGTCTTACAACGAAACTCATGCTCGGGTCGGCAAACTGATCGATCAGTTTTCGCAGAGTCACCGCGCAGCTGATCTCGCGCGCGTCCGCTACCGGGAGGGATCGACAGGTTTTCTGGAACTGCTCGATGCCGAGCGGGTAGAGCTCGCTGCGGGGGATGATCTGGCGCAGGCCGAGTCGGATATTAACGTACGCGCTGTGGCACTGTACAAGTCACTCGGCGGAGGGTGGGAAGCCTGTGGGGGTGATCGTTGCGATGCACTTGCGCTGACCCAGACCTCAACACACCCCTCTACGGCGCGCTGA